One Coffea arabica cultivar ET-39 chromosome 5c, Coffea Arabica ET-39 HiFi, whole genome shotgun sequence DNA window includes the following coding sequences:
- the LOC113689655 gene encoding uncharacterized protein — MRSTRSRSGRVPSNGAGQASGAQQDRISEEQGFQRTHPNNEEAIAKMAEFVSHNPTIFEELGRYLKRQGKEKAESSKRRPMKSPEVPSGEDSDEGRLSRSTSRRASSKATSKLASISRAFSRGLLGKRAEDPPRRPGGLASDYMRAPPFTDDINGERVPPNFKLPNLPTYDGRGDPEDHLRAFISAFRLYCVPDTVICRAFPIFLHGNARKWFWSLEPGSIASLDELIDRFIHRFVSSRPITKTSAYLLNLQQGQGESLRSYAQRFNEENVQIPDQNEQVTLAAFTNGLVAGLFNTEIHRDYPRTLHELWERVDQGIRSEDVNRMKREAQTSRTGQDTRRRKDIGRGEPGPSGTSNPPRDRRSVFDRIVKGRSSTSDAELTPLNSSRSHVLAVMRQNHLGRTPPEIPGRRDKRNSSLYCAYHRDVGHETEDCNDLKREIENLIRQGYLKQFIRKDGSFNRSASHRESRGPRREDRRDTKLNCRGPEDHKGDQRPPRDGSPGYGPNIVGVINTISGGPTGGDSQNSRKRTYRQAGMDVAEPSSRLSEVITYGPRDPVPAASSNHETLVIEVLTNNYIVKKVYVDPGSSVDVLYYRTFESLKLTREQLTPVRTPFVGFGGHVVHPEGMVNLMVTIGRHPRCRTVPVSFAVVKADSPYNMLIGRPTLNALRAVYSTYHLSFNFPTPEGVAEVSSDVGAARECYLATIQAAVGPQPPPRSEEKRPAVLSIDCIDSHKAAEPSRLEPGEEVEQVVLDEAKPDQVVQVGAGLPSPLKEEMISLIEDHRDIFAWSADEVVGVPSELMTHQLNVNPQARPVRQKRRHFGPERSKAISDEVDKLLPAKMIHEVQYPTWLSNPVMVKKDTDGWRMCVDFTELNKACPKNCYPLPRIDTLVDSAMGYEILCFLDAFKGYHQIGMNEEDQEKTAFYTDRGTYCYTTMPFGLKNAGATYQRLINRLFKNQIGRNVEAYVDDILVKSLATSSFLSDLREVFGVLRDSRMKLNPKKCVFGVTSGKFLGYLVSHRGIEANPDKIKAIQDMSPPRNIREVQRLNGRLAALNRFLFQSAEKALPFFKVLKKSDQFAWTEECQSAFNQLKQYLHHLPTLASPRPEEKLYLSAADEAVSAVLIQDEGTQVPVYYVSRALRGSETRYTQVEKLVLGLVHAARRLKPYFLAHPISVRTDQPIRQILVRPEASGRLTKWAVELGEYHLTYEPRTAVKAQALADFLAELTFTEGPESASAGAEVSTSSPWTLYVDGSSNGDGSGAGLLLEGPQGEVCSYALRFGFSATNNEAEYEALIAGLQLARRLGAQQIHVRSDSQLVVRQVLDEYEAKDEAMQRYLSKVHQLTAYFESFEIQRIPRSQNKRADALSRLASTSFSDLNKTVLVEVLSEPGYVEEVACPVHSEDTWMTPFTLFLGQGTLPENRAEARRIQRKAARYALRDGELYKRSYLGPWLRCVTPEAGRHVLHEIHEGLCGAHVGHRMLAKKTMLLGYFWPSLRRDSQDLVLGCPSCQVHAPEHHQPSNFMVIISNNGRQFAENPFKTWCENLGIKQHFTSVGHPQANGQAENFNRTLLHGLKTRLHRVGSSWVEELPSVLWSYRTTPRSATQETPFSLTYGAEAVIPAEILTPSPRLAAYAAEVNDEERQLDLDLVEERRDLASARIASYKNTLAQYYNTRVRHRRFQPGDLVLRKNSVSRAEPQGKLCPKWEGPYRVVESNLKGYCKLSYRDGSLVPRSWHAENLRLYYV; from the exons ATGAGATCCACGCGTTCCAGAAGCGGAAGAGTTCCCTCAAACGGGGCTGGGCAGGCCTCGGGAGCCCAGCAAGACCGCATCTCTGAAGAACAAGGGTTCCAAAGGACCCACCCTAACAACGAGGAGGCCATCGCCAAGATGGCCGAGTTCGTATCACACAACCCTACCATTTTTGAGGAGCTAGGGAGATATCTCAAAAGGCAGGGGAAAGAAAAGGCTGAATCTTCCAAGAGGAGGCCGATGAAGTCTCCTGAAGTGCCCTCAGGTGAGGACTCTGATGAGGGGCGTCTCTCACGGAGTACCTCCAGGCGCGCCTCCTCCAAGGCGACTTCTAAACTCGCCTCCATCTCTCGGGCGTTTTCACGAGGATTACTGGGGAAACGGGCCGAGGACCCACCTCGGCGCCCCGGGGGGCTAGCTTCGGACTACATGAGGGCTCCGCCCTTTACGGATGACATCAATGGGGAAAGGGTGCCCCCGAacttcaagcttccaaacttgccCACCTATGACGGCCGAGGTGACCCCGAGGATCACCTCCGCGCCTTCATCTCTGCATTCCGACTCTACTGCGTCCCCGACACTGTGATCTGCCGAGCTTTCCCCATTTTCCTACATGGGAATGCCCGGAAGTGGTTCTGGAGTTTGGAACCGGGGAGCATTGCCTCCCTGGATGAGCTGATAGACCGGTTCATCCACCGCTTCGTGTCATCTCGACCAATCACGAAGACTTCAGCTTATCTCTTGAACCTTCAACAGGGTCAGGGCGAGTCTCTTCGCTCGTATGCTCAAAGGTTCAACGAGGAGAATGTGCAAATACCTGATCAGAATGAGCAGGTAACTCTCGCGGCCTTTACCAACGGGTTGGTGGCCGGACTCTTCAACACCGAAATCCATCGGGATTACCCCCGTACACTTCACGAACTCTGGGAAAGAGTGGACCAGGGAATCCGAAGTGAAGATGTGAATCGCATGAAGCGAGAAGCCCAAACCTCTCGTACGGGACAAGATACCCGGAGAAGAAAAGACATCGGCCGAGGGGAACCCGGCCCAAGTGGCACCTCGAACCCACCCCGGGACCGCCGGAGTGTCTTCGATCGGATCGTAAAAGGAAGATCATCCACCTCGGACGCTGAGCTGACACCGCTCAATTCCAGCCGATCTCATGTCTTGGCTGTGATGAGGCAGAACCACCTCGGCCGAACACCTCCTGAGATCCCCGGAAGAAGAGATAAGAGGAACTCCAGCCTCTACTGTGCCTACCATCGAGATGTTGGGCACGAGACCGAAGATTGCAACGATCTGAAGCGAGAGATCGAAAACCTGATCCGACAAGGATACCTGAAGCAGTTCATCCGCAAAGATGGGAGCTTCAACCGAAGTGCCTCCCACCGGGAGAGCCGAGGTCCCCGCCGAGAAGACAGGCGGGACACCAAGCTTAACTGCCGAGGTCCTGAGGACCATAAGGGGGACCAAAGGCCTCCACGCGACGGATCACCAGGCTATGGCCCAAACATTGTCGGGGTGATCAACACCATCTCAGGTGGCCCCACGGGAGGAGACAGCCAGAACTCCCGAAAGCGGACCTACCGCCAAGCCGGCATGGACGTggccgagccgagctcgaggCTGTCCGAGGTGATAACCTATGGTCCCCGCGACCCTGTCCCCGCTGCCTCCAGCAATCACGAGACTCTCGTGATTGAGGTCCTCACAAACAATTATATAGTCAAAAAGGTCTACGTTGACCCCGGAAGTTCGGTAGACGTCCTGTACTACCGAACTTTCGAGAGTTTGAAGCTAACCCGGGAACAGCTCACTCCGGTCAGAACTCCCTTTGTCGGTTTCGGGGGACACGTCGTCCACCCGGAAGGCATGGTGAATTTAATGGTGACTATCGGGCGTCATCCCCGTTGCCGAACTGTGCCCGTCAGTTTTGCGGTGGTCAAAGCGGACTCTCCTTACAACATGCTGATAGGCCGGCCCACGCTCAATGCCTTGAGAGCCGTGTATTCTACCTACCACCTAAGCTTCAACTTTCCAACGCCAGAGGGTGTGGCCGAGGTGAGCAGCGACGTGGGCGCCGCCCGAGAATGCTACCTCGCCACCATTCAAGCCGCAGTCGGACCTCAGCCCCCGCCGAGGTCAGAAGAAAAGAGGCCGGCTGTCCTCTCCATAGACTGCATCGACTCTCACAAGGCTGCAGAGCCCAGCAGACTTGAGCCCGGGGAGGAGGTGGAGCAAGTGGTCTTGGATGAAGCCAAACCCGACCAAGTGGTCCAAGTAGGGGCCGGACTCCCCTCACCCCTGAAAGAGGAAATGATCTCCCTGATCGAGGACCACCGAGACATTTTCGCGTGGTCCGCAGATGAAGTGGTCGGAGTGCCATCCGAGCTCATGACTCACCAACTTAACGTTAACCCACAGGCCCGACCTGTGCGGCAGAAGCGAAGGCACTTCGGCCCCGAACGCAGCAAGGCCATATCGGACGAGGTCGACAAGCTCTTGCCGGCCAAGATGATCCACGAAGTCCAATATCCGACCTGGCTGTCCAACCCAGTTATGGTCAAAAAGGACACCGACGGATGGAGAATGTGTGTAGACTTCACCGAGCTCAACAAGGCCTGTCCCAAAAACTGCTATCCCCTCCCGAGAATAGACACCCTTGTCGACTCGGCAATGGGGTACGAGATCCTTTGCTTCCTAGATGCCTTCAAAGGGTACCACCAAATAGGAATGAACGAAGAGGATCAAGAGAAAACGGCGTTCTACACTGACCGAGGTACTTACTGTTATACTACCATGCCCTTCGGACTAAAGAACGCCGGGGCGACCTACCAAAGGCTGATCAACAGACTCTTCAAGAATCAGATCGGCCGCAATGTGGAGGCCTATGTGGATGACATCCTCGTCAAAAGTCTCGCCACTTCATCCTTCCTGTCAGACTTGAGGGAAGTCTTCGGGGTCCTGCGAGACTCGAGGATGAAGCTAAATCCCAAGAAGTGCGTCTTCGGCGTCACCTCGGGAAAATTCTTGGGGTATCTGGTTTCCCACCGGGGAATCGAGGCCAACCCCGACAAAATCAAGGCCATTCAGGACATGTCCCCACCTCGAAACATCCGAGAAGTCCAAAGACTGAATGGACGCCTGGCCGCGCTGAATCGCTTCTTGTTTCAATCTGCTGAGAAGGCCCTGCCCTTCTTTAAAGTACTGAAGAAGTCTGATCAGTTCGCCTGGACTGAGGAGTGTCAGTCTGCCTTCAACCAGCTGAAGCAGTACTTGCACCACCTGCCCACTCTCGCTTCACCTCGGCCCGAGGAGAAGCTCTACCTCTCTGCGGCCGACGAGGCCGTCAGCGCTGTGCTCATCCAAGATGAGGGCACCCAAGTGCCAGTTTACTACGTCAGCCGAGCCCTCCGCGGGTCGGAGACTCGATACACTCAGGTGGAGAAACTCGTGCTGGGGCTAGTCCACGCCGCTCGGCGGTTAAAGCCCTACTTCTTAGCTCATCCCATTTCCGTCAGGACCGACCAGCCCATCCGGCAGATATTGGTGCGACCCGAAGCATCTGGCCGCCTTACCAAGTGGGCTGTCGAGTTGGGAGAGTATCACTTAACATACGAGCCTCGCACAGCTGTAAAGGCACAAGCCTTAGCCGACTTCCTCGCCGAGCTGACCTTCACGGAAGGTCCAGAGTCCGCATCCGCCGGAGCTGAAGTGTCCACTTCATCCCCATGGACATTGTATGTGGATGGATCTTCTAATGGAGATGGCAGCGGTGCCGGACTTCTTCTGGAAGGACCTCAGGGAGAGGTGTGCTCCTACGCCCTCCGCTTTGGCTTCTCGGCCACCAATAATGAAGCCGAATATGAGGCTTTAATTGCTGGACTCCAGCTGGCCCGAAGGCTCGGCGCTCAGCAAATCCACGTCCGCAGTGACTCCCAACTTGTTGTGCGCCAAGTTCTCGATGAGTATGAGGCCAAGGATGAGGCCATGCAACGATACCTCTCCAAGGTTCACCAGCTCACCGCGTACTTCGAGTCATTCGAAATCCAAAGAATCCCCCGGTCCCAGAATAAGCGAGCCGACGCCTTATCCCGGCTGGCCTCCACTTCATTCTCTGACCTCAACAAAACGGTCTTAGTGGAAGTTCTGAGTGAACCCGGATATGTGGAAGAGGTGGCCTGCCCCGTGCACTCCGAAGATACCTGGATGACTCCGTTCACCCTTTTCTTGGGTCAGGGAACACTCCCTGAAAACCGAGCCGAGGCGAGAAGAATACAACGCAAGGCGGCTCGGTACGCTCTCCGTGATGGAGAACTGTACAAACGCTCTTATCTCGGCCCATGGCTGAGGTGTGTTACTCCCGAGGCCGGACGTCACGTCCTCCACGAGATCCACGAAGGCCTGTGCGGAGCTCACGTCGGCCACAGGATGTTAGCCAAGAAGACTATGCTCCTTGGATATTTCTGGCCGTCACTTCGGCGAGACTCCCAGGACCTCGTTCTCGGCTGCCCTTCCTGCCAAGTCCACGCACCCGAGCACCACCAGCCTTCAAATTTCATG GTAATCATCTCGAACAATGGGAGACAGTTCGCCGAGAACCCATTCAAGACTTGGTGCGAGAACCTCGGCATCAAACAACACTTCACCTCGGTAGGCCACCCTCAGGCCAATGGCCAAGCAGAGAACTTCAACCGAACTCTCCTGCATGGTCTTAAGACCCGACTCCACCGAGTTGGGTCATCTTGGGTGGAGGAACTCCCCAGTGTCCTGTGGTCGTATCGGACCACGCCGAGGTCAGCGACGCAAGAGACCCCATTCTCCCTGACCTACGGCGCCGAGGCTGTCATCCCAGCTGAGATCCTTACTCCCAGCCCTCGGCTAGCAGCCTATGCCGCCGAGGTGAACGACGAAGAGAGGCAGCTGGACCTCGACCTAGTCGAAGAACGGAGGGACCTCGCCTCAGCCCGGATAGCCTCATACAAGAACACCTTGGCACAGTATTACAATACCCGCGTCAGACACCGCAGATTCCAGCCTGGAGACTTGGTCCTGAGAAAAAACTCAGTCAGCCGAGCTGAGCCCCAAGGCAAACTGTGCCCGAAATGGGAAGGCCCCTACCGGGTTGTCGAGTCCAATCTTAAGGGATATTGTAAGTTAAGCTACCGAGATGGCTCACTAGTGCCGAGGTCTTGGCACGCCGAGAACCTCAGGTTGTATTATGTTTGA